DNA sequence from the Calditrichota bacterium genome:
GATTTTCCTCGTTTATATCTTTTTGCTGAAAAATCAATTCCAGCTTGGATTGAATAATGGCCAGCGGTGTCTGCATTTCATGGGAGGCGTTTTCGGAAAACTCTTTTAAAGCGAAATAATCACGGGTTAGCTTGTTGGTCATTTCAACCAGTTCTTTATTCAAATCTTTAAACTCACTTGTTTCTGTTTCAACTGTTTCAAAGCCGCCGCTTTTCTTAAAATCGAATGATTTAATCTGTGCTAAAATATTATGAAATGGCTGCCAGAGACCGCGCATCCCAAAATAGTTGAGAATAATTATGGCAAAAAGAGTAAAGACAATTATGATAAAAAGAGAATAAATAATGCCTTCAATCAAATCATCACTTTCAATCATCGATTTGTAAATTGTAACCAGGCGGGCGTCTCCTTTGTATGTCGCTTTAAAACGGATATACCGGAAAGGTTCAAGTTCGTACTCATCCAAGTTTAAAAGAAGTGTATCTTTAAAAACGGTTTTAACAGTACCCGGTTTTTTTAATGGCTCAATAACAACTAAACTGTCTTTTGGGATCGTGATATTTTCAAAACCTTTTAGCTGATGCAATTCCCAAAGTACATCCTCTTTTTGCTCAGTCAGCAGATCATCAATTTCTTCCAGAATTATTGATTGCAGCATAAAATAAATTGTTACACCGCTTAGAATAAAAACAACGATGGATGTAACAACAAAGTAAAGGCTCGATTTTGTAAGTAATTTCATTTTACTATCTTTATCTTTTTAAATCGCAAGCTTTGGCTGTCATGCTGAGGCACGAAGCATCCCTTAGGCATTGGATTCTTCCCTTCGTTGTACTCCGCTCAGAATGACAGATTATGAGAAGACATTTCTTTTATTTCTCCTCAAATCTATAGCCTATCCCATAAACTGTCTGGATATAATCCTGTGCGCCGGCATTGATTAATTTCTTCCTTAAATTTTTTACATGAGAATAAATGAATTCAAAAGAATCGACCAAATCCATTTGCGAACCCCACAAATGTTCTGCAATTGTCTCTTT
Encoded proteins:
- a CDS encoding HAMP domain-containing histidine kinase → MKLLTKSSLYFVVTSIVVFILSGVTIYFMLQSIILEEIDDLLTEQKEDVLWELHQLKGFENITIPKDSLVVIEPLKKPGTVKTVFKDTLLLNLDEYELEPFRYIRFKATYKGDARLVTIYKSMIESDDLIEGIIYSLFIIIVFTLFAIIILNYFGMRGLWQPFHNILAQIKSFDFKKSGGFETVETETSEFKDLNKELVEMTNKLTRDYFALKEFSENASHEMQTPLAIIQSKLELIFQQKDINEENLKSLNSAYKAANRLSRLHSELNLLTRIENQEFKKDETLSLKKIILEQVENFEDIISLKGIKLQTSYNADPQIAGNAYLLETLLSNLFSNAIKHNTNDGKISLVLNKNSFEISNSGPEPAMPTEILFERFRKGKPGQDSTGLGLALAKQICSVHEFEINYIYLNKLHTIKLGFKKTGGWNENTHYNQ